The Paenibacillus sophorae genome has a segment encoding these proteins:
- a CDS encoding DUF4097 family beta strand repeat-containing protein, whose product MGRWRIGSLTAALGCIALGVMLTLIQFGKLTYEALGYLWPGLLILLGLEMLLRLLFRTEARARTSGWAIVLIVLLGLVSAGQSVLPGGSLDSLLGKAHLSSVNGTVQIGENIKAVRISIPSGKVKVNGIQGSALTYEGRLLAPGSSQSESEQAMRENWKIRTDGDTLVLEMTAEKSLFSGIYFGFSGNSPYLNVSLPADLAVKIGTSDGSLNVSDLDGGIEASTSNGKIEMQGIKGGVKANTSNGSLDLQRVEGGAHITSSNGSITLENIAGQVYAKSSNGRIIIESPVTGNWDCASSNGSISLTLPGKTDATITADTTNGSLKGSVNWQKQSDNNGTAVLGSGNHTVKLSTTNGSVSADITE is encoded by the coding sequence ATGGGTAGATGGAGGATTGGAAGCCTGACGGCAGCGCTCGGCTGCATTGCGCTTGGCGTCATGCTTACGCTGATTCAATTCGGTAAGCTTACGTATGAGGCGCTCGGGTATTTGTGGCCGGGACTGCTTATTCTGCTTGGACTGGAAATGCTGCTGCGGCTGCTGTTTAGAACGGAGGCCAGGGCCCGCACCAGCGGATGGGCAATCGTCCTCATTGTGCTGCTGGGCCTCGTGAGCGCAGGACAATCCGTGCTTCCGGGAGGCTCGCTGGACAGCTTGCTGGGTAAAGCGCATTTAAGCTCCGTTAACGGAACGGTGCAGATTGGAGAGAACATCAAAGCGGTCAGAATATCGATTCCGAGCGGCAAGGTTAAGGTGAATGGTATTCAGGGAAGCGCTCTAACCTATGAGGGCCGCCTGCTCGCTCCCGGCAGCAGTCAAAGCGAAAGCGAACAGGCAATGAGAGAAAATTGGAAGATAAGAACGGACGGCGACACGTTAGTGCTTGAAATGACAGCGGAAAAGAGCTTGTTTTCGGGCATTTACTTCGGTTTTTCCGGCAACAGTCCCTATCTTAATGTAAGTCTTCCTGCGGATCTCGCAGTCAAGATCGGAACTAGTGACGGTTCGCTGAACGTTTCGGATCTGGACGGCGGGATCGAGGCGAGCACATCCAACGGCAAAATCGAAATGCAGGGAATTAAAGGCGGAGTCAAGGCCAATACAAGCAACGGTTCGCTTGATCTGCAGAGGGTGGAGGGAGGCGCTCATATCACCAGTTCCAACGGCTCCATTACGCTGGAGAATATTGCCGGCCAAGTGTACGCCAAGAGCAGCAACGGCAGAATAATCATTGAATCTCCCGTTACGGGAAACTGGGATTGCGCTTCGAGCAATGGCAGCATCTCATTGACGCTGCCGGGGAAGACGGATGCGACGATTACCGCCGATACGACCAATGGATCGCTGAAGGGAAGCGTCAACTGGCAGAAGCAAAGCGACAACAATGGAACCGCGGTGCTTGGCAGCGGGAATCATACGGTTAAGCTCTCCACGACCAATGGCAGCGTGAGCGCGGATATCACGGAATAG
- a CDS encoding ABC transporter permease, which produces MDLLTLGQMLNTTLVFSTALIFAALGGIFSERSGVVNIGLEGLMMFGAFAAAVGGYYAQDAGYETMAPWIGVLCAMAVGMLGALIHAVASITFKADQTISGTVINFLAAGSTLYLVKLLFEGAGETPLIDGFSKYPIPVLSKIPVIGPGLFNNYPTTYLAIILVIVVYYLLFKTPFGLRLRAVGEHPSAADTLGVNVNRMRYVGVMLSGMFAGIGGATITLTTTGTFAHNTISGQGFIAIAAMIFGKWNPLGAFGAAVFFGFSQAIRNYVQLFGWSQSIPQEFIYMIPYVLTIIVLVSAVGRSSAPSALGQPYDPSKR; this is translated from the coding sequence ATGGATTTGCTGACACTGGGCCAAATGCTCAATACAACGCTAGTATTTTCCACAGCGCTCATTTTTGCCGCCCTTGGGGGCATCTTCTCCGAACGCTCGGGCGTGGTTAACATCGGGCTTGAAGGTCTGATGATGTTCGGCGCCTTTGCCGCCGCCGTCGGCGGTTATTATGCGCAGGACGCCGGCTATGAAACCATGGCTCCTTGGATCGGTGTCCTCTGCGCTATGGCGGTCGGCATGCTTGGAGCGCTTATCCATGCCGTTGCTTCCATTACGTTCAAAGCGGACCAGACGATCAGCGGTACGGTAATCAACTTCCTGGCCGCAGGCAGCACGCTTTACCTGGTTAAGCTGCTGTTTGAAGGGGCGGGCGAAACTCCTCTCATTGATGGCTTTAGCAAATATCCGATTCCGGTGCTTTCCAAAATTCCGGTTATCGGACCCGGTCTGTTCAACAACTATCCAACTACGTACTTGGCGATCATACTGGTTATTGTCGTGTATTACCTTCTGTTCAAAACGCCGTTTGGTCTTCGTCTTCGGGCGGTCGGTGAGCATCCGAGCGCGGCGGATACGCTTGGCGTTAACGTCAACCGTATGCGTTATGTCGGTGTGATGCTCAGCGGAATGTTCGCAGGCATAGGCGGCGCGACGATCACGCTGACGACTACAGGCACCTTTGCCCACAACACGATTTCCGGGCAGGGCTTTATTGCGATTGCGGCTATGATTTTCGGCAAATGGAATCCGCTTGGCGCCTTTGGCGCCGCCGTGTTCTTCGGTTTTTCGCAGGCGATTCGCAACTATGTTCAGTTATTCGGCTGGTCCCAGAGTATTCCGCAGGAATTTATTTATATGATTCCGTATGTGCTGACAATCATCGTTCTCGTGAGCGCGGTGGGCCGCTCCTCGGCGCCGTCTGCGCTCGGACAGCCTTACGATCCAAGCAAACGTTAA
- a CDS encoding RNA polymerase sigma factor: MFYYRNRYFCRVAEEANVKRNVEGEGRQLEEAEWISAVLNGERQAFAHLVTRYQGLVYRVCIKITGESESAKDMAQEVFIKAYKALPSFRGQSSFSTWLYRIAYRTCLDWKRANDREWKYRSMADYTENDYVTSQTPEHAALRKEASEELGQSVNSLAEPYRSVVQLYYFNRQSYQEIAEAKGISVKTVESQLYRARQIMRRKGERWE, translated from the coding sequence TTGTTTTATTATAGAAATAGATATTTTTGCAGGGTAGCGGAAGAGGCGAACGTCAAACGTAATGTAGAAGGGGAGGGGAGACAACTGGAAGAGGCGGAATGGATATCGGCCGTACTGAACGGCGAGCGTCAGGCTTTTGCTCATTTGGTGACGCGCTATCAGGGCTTGGTATACCGGGTATGCATCAAAATAACGGGAGAATCCGAGTCGGCCAAAGATATGGCCCAGGAGGTATTTATCAAAGCCTACAAGGCGCTTCCCTCCTTCCGGGGACAATCCTCATTTTCTACCTGGCTGTATCGGATTGCCTACCGTACTTGTCTGGACTGGAAAAGAGCCAATGACAGGGAGTGGAAGTATCGCAGCATGGCGGATTATACGGAGAATGACTATGTGACTTCACAGACGCCGGAACATGCTGCGCTCCGCAAGGAGGCTTCCGAGGAACTGGGACAAAGTGTGAACAGTCTTGCCGAACCGTACCGGTCGGTCGTGCAGCTGTACTACTTTAACCGGCAGTCCTATCAGGAAATAGCTGAAGCGAAAGGCATATCGGTAAAAACGGTCGAATCACAGCTGTACCGCGCCAGACAGATCATGCGCAGAAAAGGGGAGAGATGGGAATGA
- a CDS encoding anti-sigma factor family protein has translation MKCNTVMEWLPHYIEGLVTPEAEREMTQHIVACPDCARWLEEARAMEEIWKEADSASDFQPLSGIPDLVPQVMAEIERLEAVRQSDGAGPAASRRRSARRTSWVHYGLAACLTFVLLQYGVFEQLGYGLTEINGHMSNSVTALFGTQGTR, from the coding sequence ATGAAATGCAATACAGTGATGGAATGGCTTCCCCATTATATCGAAGGTCTGGTGACTCCCGAAGCGGAGCGGGAAATGACGCAGCATATTGTGGCGTGCCCCGACTGTGCGCGGTGGCTGGAGGAAGCAAGGGCGATGGAGGAAATTTGGAAGGAAGCGGACAGCGCTTCGGACTTTCAGCCGCTCTCCGGTATACCCGATCTCGTCCCGCAGGTGATGGCGGAAATCGAACGGCTGGAAGCTGTGCGGCAATCTGATGGTGCGGGACCTGCTGCTTCAAGGCGGCGCTCTGCGCGCCGGACCTCATGGGTTCACTACGGGCTCGCGGCCTGTCTGACCTTTGTGCTGCTTCAATACGGCGTATTTGAACAGCTGGGTTACGGGCTGACAGAAATCAACGGCCACATGTCGAACTCGGTCACGGCGCTGTTCGGCACCCAGGGGACCCGCTAG
- the ilvC gene encoding ketol-acid reductoisomerase — protein MAVTTYYEQDGDLSVLKGKTIAVIGYGSQGHAQAQNLRDSGLQVIIGLREGKSFQTAKNDGFEVLPVSEAVSRADVVQILMPDETQAAVYKNEIEPNLKQGAALMFSHGFNVHFGQIVAPKDSDVLLVAPKSPGHMVRRTYEEGFGVPGLIAIEQDATGSAKAIGLAYAKGIGCTRAGVIETSFREETETDLFGEQAVLCGGVTALIKAGFETLVEAGYAPEMAYFECLHEMKLIVDLIYEGGMATMRDSISNTAEYGDYVTGPRVVTDETKKAMKAVLSDIQQGKFARDFILENQSGRAFLTATRRNEAAHPIEVVGGQLREMMAWIKK, from the coding sequence ATGGCAGTAACAACGTACTATGAGCAGGATGGAGATCTGAGCGTATTAAAAGGTAAAACAATCGCGGTTATCGGTTATGGCAGCCAGGGACATGCCCAGGCGCAGAACCTGCGCGACAGCGGACTTCAAGTCATCATCGGCCTGCGCGAAGGCAAATCGTTCCAAACCGCAAAGAATGACGGTTTCGAAGTGCTGCCGGTCTCCGAAGCGGTATCCCGTGCGGACGTAGTGCAAATTCTGATGCCTGACGAAACCCAGGCGGCCGTTTACAAGAACGAAATCGAACCAAACCTGAAACAAGGCGCGGCGCTCATGTTCTCCCACGGCTTCAACGTTCATTTCGGCCAAATCGTAGCTCCGAAGGATTCGGATGTGCTGCTGGTTGCGCCTAAGTCCCCAGGACACATGGTTCGCCGCACTTATGAAGAAGGCTTTGGTGTTCCCGGCCTGATCGCGATCGAGCAGGATGCAACAGGCAGCGCGAAGGCGATCGGCCTTGCTTATGCCAAAGGTATTGGCTGTACCCGCGCAGGGGTAATCGAAACCTCCTTCCGCGAAGAGACGGAAACCGATCTGTTCGGTGAACAGGCCGTACTGTGCGGCGGCGTCACAGCTCTGATCAAAGCTGGCTTTGAAACGCTGGTTGAAGCTGGCTATGCTCCGGAAATGGCTTACTTTGAGTGCTTGCATGAAATGAAGCTGATCGTTGACCTCATCTATGAAGGAGGTATGGCAACGATGCGCGATTCCATCAGTAACACGGCGGAATACGGCGACTATGTAACTGGTCCGCGCGTTGTAACCGACGAAACGAAGAAAGCGATGAAGGCTGTGCTCAGCGATATCCAGCAGGGTAAATTTGCTCGCGATTTCATTCTCGAGAACCAATCGGGCCGTGCTTTCCTGACCGCTACACGCCGCAACGAAGCTGCTCATCCGATCGAAGTTGTTGGCGGACAACTGCGCGAAATGATGGCTTGGATCAAGAAATAA
- a CDS encoding 2-isopropylmalate synthase — translation MRKIYIFDTTLRDGEQSPGVNLNTQEKLEIAYQLEKLGIDRMEAGFPAASPGDLAAVNAVARAVKNVTVIGLSRSRESDIDAVKEALQGAQDPCIHLFLATSPIHRQHKLRMDKGQVLETAQAAIRYAKKYFSKLEFSLEDAGRTELDFMAEVVGMAVREGASVVNIPDTVGYLNPSEYGAIFKYLKENVPDIDRVQLSAHCHNDLGMATANTLAAIQNGADQIEGTINGIGERAGNTAIEEVAMALETRSNFFGAKTSLVLSEISRTSRLVSKLTGMVVPGNKAIVGANAFAHESGIHQDGMLKEKTTYEIMTPETIGLKESKLVLGKHSGRHAFRDKLTDLGYDLPDDVLNAAFSRFKDLADRKKEVSDEDILALMEERLGVTPEIYSLRTLYVTYGNEATPTAKLILNGPPEEPIVAVAEGNGSVDAIYNAIDQATREEVKLDDYSIKSVTQGKDAQGEVHVILSQGIVAAAGRGLSTDILEASARAYLDALNKLIEKRKTYTKRENAHL, via the coding sequence ATGCGAAAAATTTATATTTTCGATACAACACTGCGTGACGGAGAACAGTCCCCCGGCGTGAATCTGAATACTCAGGAGAAGCTGGAGATCGCCTATCAACTGGAAAAGCTGGGGATTGACCGTATGGAAGCGGGGTTTCCCGCGGCATCGCCGGGAGATTTGGCCGCAGTCAATGCAGTTGCCAGAGCGGTAAAGAATGTAACCGTCATTGGCCTTTCCAGATCCCGTGAAAGCGATATCGATGCCGTCAAGGAGGCGCTGCAGGGCGCGCAGGACCCTTGTATTCATCTCTTTCTCGCGACTTCCCCGATTCACCGTCAGCATAAGCTCCGGATGGATAAGGGGCAGGTTCTGGAGACGGCGCAGGCAGCCATCCGCTATGCGAAGAAGTATTTCTCCAAGCTGGAATTTTCGCTTGAGGATGCGGGACGAACCGAGCTCGACTTTATGGCCGAGGTCGTCGGCATGGCCGTTCGCGAAGGTGCGAGCGTCGTCAACATTCCGGATACGGTCGGATATTTGAATCCGTCGGAGTACGGGGCAATCTTCAAATATTTAAAAGAAAATGTTCCTGACATCGACCGCGTTCAGCTTAGCGCGCACTGCCATAACGATCTGGGAATGGCCACGGCGAATACGCTGGCGGCGATCCAGAATGGGGCGGATCAAATCGAGGGCACAATCAACGGCATCGGTGAACGCGCGGGCAATACGGCAATTGAAGAGGTTGCAATGGCGCTCGAGACGCGCAGCAATTTCTTTGGGGCGAAGACGTCGCTTGTGCTGTCCGAGATTTCGCGCACAAGCCGCCTGGTCAGCAAATTGACCGGTATGGTCGTGCCGGGGAACAAGGCGATCGTCGGCGCGAACGCTTTTGCGCATGAGTCGGGCATTCATCAGGACGGCATGCTCAAGGAGAAGACGACATACGAGATTATGACGCCGGAAACGATTGGCCTGAAGGAGAGCAAACTGGTGCTCGGCAAGCATTCCGGCCGCCATGCTTTCCGGGATAAGCTGACCGATCTGGGCTATGATCTGCCGGACGATGTACTGAATGCGGCGTTCTCCAGATTCAAGGATTTAGCGGACAGGAAGAAGGAAGTATCCGACGAGGATATTTTGGCGCTGATGGAAGAGCGGCTGGGCGTTACGCCGGAGATTTACAGCCTGCGCACCCTGTACGTCACATACGGCAATGAAGCGACGCCGACCGCCAAGTTGATTCTTAACGGCCCGCCGGAGGAGCCAATTGTTGCAGTAGCTGAGGGGAACGGCTCGGTGGATGCGATATATAACGCCATCGACCAGGCAACTCGCGAGGAAGTCAAGCTGGACGATTATTCCATCAAATCCGTCACTCAAGGCAAGGACGCCCAGGGCGAGGTGCATGTCATTTTGTCTCAGGGTATTGTCGCTGCGGCGGGGAGAGGACTCAGCACTGACATTCTGGAGGCCAGCGCCCGTGCTTATCTTGATGCGCTCAACAAGCTGATTGAGAAGCGCAAGACGTATACAAAGCGCGAGAACGCTCACTTATAG
- a CDS encoding ABC transporter permease — MYKLKKIFATDSYIVPLVAILLGFLVGAAVMLIGGYDPIAAYGALFKRVFGSAYDFGEAIREMTPLMLTGLSVAFAFRSGMFNIGADGQVLIGMTAASVIGIKLAGLPAFLLVPLAVIGAGLFGGMWAGIAGYLKAKRGINEVITTIMLNWVALYLANYIVRTFLLIPGQNRSEDIPASMSLTFLNSIFDNARLHWGTVIALAAAVFFYIYLWKTKQGFEMRAVGLNSHAAEYAGMNVRRNVMKSMFIAGVFAGLAGAGEVLGVFHYQSVLAASPGYGFDGIAVALLGLTHPFGVILAAILYGMLTYGSAGMSFNADVPPELIRIVIGSIIFFIAAQGIVRWVLKPFYFKRKKEKVL; from the coding sequence GTGTATAAGCTTAAAAAAATATTTGCGACAGACAGCTATATTGTGCCTCTTGTCGCGATTCTGCTCGGATTTCTGGTTGGCGCGGCAGTAATGCTGATCGGCGGTTATGATCCGATCGCAGCCTATGGCGCTTTGTTCAAACGCGTATTCGGCAGCGCGTATGATTTTGGAGAAGCGATCCGCGAAATGACGCCGCTGATGCTGACCGGTCTTTCCGTGGCCTTTGCTTTCCGTTCAGGGATGTTCAACATCGGCGCGGACGGACAGGTGCTGATCGGAATGACCGCAGCCTCAGTTATCGGAATCAAGCTGGCTGGACTTCCCGCATTTTTATTGGTGCCGCTGGCAGTGATCGGAGCGGGTCTGTTCGGCGGAATGTGGGCCGGAATAGCAGGTTATCTGAAGGCCAAGCGGGGCATTAACGAGGTTATTACGACCATTATGTTAAATTGGGTTGCCCTGTACCTTGCGAACTATATCGTAAGAACGTTCCTCCTGATTCCGGGGCAGAACCGCTCAGAGGATATTCCTGCGTCGATGTCGCTCACTTTTTTGAACTCCATCTTTGACAACGCCCGTCTGCATTGGGGGACTGTTATCGCGCTTGCGGCGGCGGTGTTCTTTTACATCTACTTGTGGAAAACGAAGCAGGGCTTCGAAATGCGCGCTGTAGGCCTGAATTCCCATGCTGCGGAATATGCTGGCATGAATGTCAGACGCAATGTAATGAAGTCAATGTTCATCGCGGGAGTGTTTGCCGGACTCGCCGGAGCGGGCGAGGTGCTTGGAGTATTCCACTACCAGTCTGTACTCGCGGCTTCACCGGGCTATGGGTTTGACGGGATTGCCGTTGCGCTGCTGGGGCTTACTCATCCATTCGGGGTCATTCTGGCCGCGATCCTGTACGGCATGCTGACCTACGGTTCTGCAGGCATGAGCTTCAACGCAGATGTCCCTCCGGAACTGATCCGCATCGTGATCGGCTCGATCATATTCTTTATCGCGGCACAGGGGATTGTCCGCTGGGTGCTTAAGCCGTTTTACTTCAAGCGCAAGAAAGAGAAGGTGTTATAG
- a CDS encoding GNAT family N-acetyltransferase: MIRYRRPKQDDEIIHRLIETELVPLSHLPAKVLEQVKKELPRRLGQGVTLVASADYDSDPLGFVHFMLHGDLLYIDMLAVAASAKRKRWGNLLMDRAERFALSRGCHRSKVAVDVGNAAGLSFYEKLDYIVIRYVPQSMCYEMEKRFLPPGI; this comes from the coding sequence GTGATCCGTTACCGCCGCCCCAAGCAGGACGATGAGATTATTCACCGGTTAATTGAGACCGAGCTTGTGCCTTTGTCCCATTTGCCCGCAAAAGTGCTGGAACAGGTCAAAAAAGAACTCCCGCGCCGGCTCGGGCAGGGAGTTACGCTTGTAGCGAGCGCTGATTATGACAGCGACCCGCTGGGATTTGTCCATTTTATGCTGCACGGAGATTTACTCTATATCGATATGCTGGCCGTCGCCGCTTCGGCGAAACGAAAGCGCTGGGGAAATCTGCTGATGGACCGGGCGGAGCGGTTTGCATTATCACGCGGATGCCATCGATCCAAAGTAGCTGTAGACGTCGGAAATGCCGCCGGGCTCTCTTTTTACGAGAAGCTGGACTATATCGTGATCCGGTATGTGCCGCAGAGTATGTGCTATGAGATGGAAAAGCGCTTCTTGCCGCCAGGCATTTGA
- the ilvN gene encoding acetolactate synthase small subunit, protein MERNTISVLVNDQPGVLQRVSGLFGRRGFNIESITVGQSEEAGLSRMVIVTLGDDDQLEQIEKQLYKLIDVIKVVDLSAKPMVARELALIKVKADPSERPEIMGVVETFRASVVDIGSTSMLVQVVGDTQKIDAMIELLKPYGIRELSRTGVTAMIRGNVQ, encoded by the coding sequence GTGGAAAGAAATACGATTTCCGTGCTGGTGAACGACCAGCCTGGTGTGCTCCAACGGGTATCGGGGCTGTTCGGACGGCGCGGGTTTAATATTGAGAGCATTACCGTTGGTCAATCCGAGGAGGCTGGACTTTCCCGGATGGTCATCGTAACCTTGGGAGATGATGACCAGCTGGAGCAGATTGAGAAGCAGCTCTATAAGCTGATCGATGTCATCAAGGTTGTTGACCTTAGCGCAAAGCCGATGGTTGCCAGAGAGTTGGCGCTGATTAAGGTCAAGGCCGATCCTTCCGAGCGGCCGGAGATTATGGGCGTGGTCGAAACGTTCCGCGCCTCCGTAGTCGACATCGGCAGCACGAGCATGCTTGTGCAGGTGGTTGGGGACACGCAGAAGATCGACGCTATGATCGAACTGCTGAAGCCTTACGGCATCAGAGAGCTGTCCCGGACCGGCGTTACGGCAATGATCCGCGGAAATGTGCAATAG
- a CDS encoding aldo/keto reductase has product MQYTKLGKSGMKVSRLCLGTMNFGPLTDEKEAFRIMDTALDAGINFFDTANVYGGRESSGLTESIIGRWFKQGGGRREKVVLATKVYGAMNDQLDGPNNERSLSAYKIRRHLEGSLRRLETDHVELYQMHHVDRSVSWDELWGAFELAVNQGKIGYVGSSNFAGWDIAVAQAEAKARGFLGLVSEQHKYSLTCRLPELEVLPASQSLGLGVIPWSPLDGGLLGRNALKKIAGSRSGGNIERVERHQTQLEQFAKLCLELGEPQDNVALAWLLANPAVTAPIIGPRSLEQLESSLRSLEVELDDPVMARLDEIFPGPGGAAPKAYAW; this is encoded by the coding sequence GTGCAGTACACGAAGCTTGGCAAATCCGGCATGAAGGTCAGCCGGCTATGTCTGGGGACGATGAATTTTGGACCGCTGACGGACGAGAAAGAAGCTTTCCGTATTATGGACACCGCGCTTGACGCCGGAATCAATTTTTTTGACACTGCGAATGTGTACGGAGGCAGGGAAAGCTCAGGCCTGACCGAAAGCATTATCGGCCGCTGGTTCAAGCAGGGCGGCGGACGGCGGGAAAAGGTTGTGCTAGCCACCAAAGTGTACGGCGCCATGAATGATCAGCTTGACGGTCCGAATAACGAGCGCTCGCTGTCCGCGTACAAAATCCGACGTCACCTGGAAGGCTCCTTGCGGCGGCTGGAAACCGACCATGTCGAGCTGTATCAGATGCACCATGTGGACCGCAGCGTCTCCTGGGACGAGCTGTGGGGAGCCTTTGAGCTGGCTGTAAACCAGGGCAAAATCGGTTATGTCGGCTCCAGCAACTTTGCCGGCTGGGATATTGCGGTTGCTCAAGCGGAAGCGAAGGCCCGGGGCTTCCTTGGCCTCGTATCGGAGCAGCACAAGTACAGCCTGACTTGCCGGCTGCCGGAGCTTGAAGTGCTGCCGGCTTCGCAGAGCCTGGGGCTTGGCGTTATTCCCTGGAGCCCGCTGGACGGCGGTCTGCTCGGCCGCAATGCCCTCAAAAAAATCGCGGGCAGCCGCAGCGGCGGGAATATCGAACGCGTCGAACGGCACCAGACTCAGCTGGAGCAGTTCGCCAAGTTATGTCTGGAGCTTGGCGAACCGCAGGACAATGTCGCTTTGGCCTGGCTTCTGGCCAATCCGGCCGTTACCGCCCCGATCATCGGCCCCCGCTCGCTGGAGCAGTTGGAGAGTTCCCTGCGTTCTCTGGAAGTTGAGCTTGACGATCCCGTTATGGCCCGGCTGGACGAAATCTTCCCCGGACCCGGAGGAGCGGCGCCCAAAGCATACGCCTGGTAA
- the ilvB gene encoding biosynthetic-type acetolactate synthase large subunit: protein MMTQIPEMRSTEELREKWKTPEVISGSEILLRSLVLEGVDTVFGYPGGAVLYIYDALYGFNDFKHVLTRHEQGAIHAADGYARASGKPGVCIATSGPGATNLVTGIATAYMDSVPLVVITGNVFSSLIGTDAFQEADITGITMPITKHSYLVRNVEDLPRIIHEAFHIASTGRKGPVLIDIPKDVSAAKTLFTPVNNVNLRGYNPRTVPNKLQLDKLVRAISEAERPIIIAGGGVIYSGAHEAMYEFVKRTEIPITTTLLGLGAFPSGDELWVGMPGMHGTYTANNAIQQCDLLINIGARFDDRVTGKLDGFAPKAKIVHIDIDPAEIGKNISPDIPIVGDVKTVLEMLIPEVERASKADAWRTQIAQWKLDKPLRYNDEGKVLKPQWVIELINETTKGEAIVTTDVGQHQMWAAQYYKFNHPRSFITSGGLGTMGFGFPSAIGAQMANPDRLVVSINGDGGMQMCSQELAICAINNIPVKIVVINNEVLGMVRQWQNLIYEKRYSYTDLAGSPNFVKLAEAYGVKGIRATTKEEARAAWQEALETPGPVLVEFLVSKDENVYPMVTQGSTIDQMLMGDE from the coding sequence ATGATGACGCAAATACCGGAAATGCGGTCGACAGAGGAGTTACGGGAGAAATGGAAGACGCCGGAAGTGATTTCGGGGTCGGAGATTCTGCTGCGCAGCCTGGTCCTGGAGGGCGTGGATACCGTGTTCGGATATCCCGGGGGAGCCGTCCTGTATATCTATGACGCATTATACGGATTCAATGATTTCAAGCATGTGCTGACCCGGCATGAGCAGGGCGCGATTCATGCGGCGGACGGATATGCAAGAGCAAGCGGCAAGCCGGGCGTCTGTATCGCGACTTCCGGACCAGGGGCGACCAATCTGGTCACCGGAATCGCTACAGCGTATATGGATTCCGTTCCGCTGGTGGTCATCACGGGCAACGTATTCTCAAGCCTGATCGGTACGGACGCTTTCCAGGAAGCGGACATTACCGGCATCACGATGCCAATTACCAAGCATAGCTATCTGGTGCGCAATGTGGAAGACCTGCCTAGAATCATTCATGAAGCTTTCCATATCGCATCGACGGGCCGCAAAGGGCCGGTGCTTATCGATATTCCAAAGGATGTATCCGCGGCGAAGACGCTGTTCACTCCCGTGAATAACGTAAATCTTCGGGGATACAATCCGCGCACGGTTCCGAACAAGCTGCAGCTCGACAAACTGGTGCGCGCGATTTCGGAAGCGGAGCGGCCGATCATCATTGCTGGCGGCGGGGTTATCTATTCCGGCGCGCATGAAGCGATGTACGAATTCGTCAAGCGGACGGAAATTCCGATCACGACAACGCTGCTAGGACTGGGCGCTTTCCCGAGTGGCGACGAATTGTGGGTGGGAATGCCGGGCATGCACGGCACGTACACGGCGAACAACGCCATCCAGCAGTGCGATTTGCTGATCAACATTGGAGCCCGGTTCGACGACCGCGTAACGGGTAAGCTTGACGGCTTCGCGCCAAAAGCCAAGATCGTGCATATCGACATCGACCCTGCCGAAATCGGAAAGAACATATCTCCTGACATTCCAATCGTAGGAGACGTCAAGACGGTCCTGGAGATGCTGATTCCCGAAGTTGAACGGGCTTCCAAAGCGGACGCATGGAGAACCCAGATTGCCCAGTGGAAGCTGGATAAACCGCTTCGTTACAATGATGAAGGCAAAGTGCTGAAGCCCCAGTGGGTCATTGAGCTGATCAATGAAACCACGAAAGGCGAAGCAATCGTGACGACGGACGTTGGCCAGCATCAAATGTGGGCGGCGCAGTATTACAAGTTCAATCATCCGCGTTCCTTTATTACGTCGGGCGGTCTTGGAACGATGGGCTTCGGTTTCCCTTCGGCGATCGGCGCGCAGATGGCGAACCCGGACCGGCTCGTCGTATCGATCAACGGCGACGGCGGTATGCAGATGTGTTCCCAGGAGCTGGCCATCTGTGCGATCAATAACATCCCGGTTAAGATCGTCGTTATCAACAACGAGGTGCTCGGGATGGTGCGGCAGTGGCAGAATCTCATTTATGAGAAGCGTTACAGCTATACGGATCTGGCCGGCAGCCCGAACTTTGTGAAGCTGGCGGAAGCTTACGGTGTAAAAGGAATCCGGGCGACAACGAAGGAAGAAGCAAGGGCGGCATGGCAGGAAGCTTTGGAAACGCCGGGGCCGGTATTGGTGGAATTCCTTGTTTCCAAGGACGAAAATGTCTACCCGATGGTAACCCAGGGCTCGACCATCGATCAAATGCTGATGGGGGATGAATAA